From the Polaribacter tangerinus genome, the window AACAGCTCCACCACCAAATCTAGAATAAATAGTAGCTACATAATTTAAACCTGTACAGGGTTTACAAGACATTTTTGCTTTAATAGCATTTACATTACCTGCGTTAATTACCTTATCAGTTATTTCAATTTCTAAGGCTTCCTCTAATTGAATATCAGATTCTATAATATCGAAACGAACATATTCTTCAAAATTATAACTTCTCGTATTTCCAACTTTATCTAATATTACAATGTCTGAAATACCCCAAACACCTGGTGCGGAACCTTGTGGTAGTACTAAGTCAAATCTATAATTACGCCATTTATTATCTAAAACAGGCTCAGTATCTGCCAAATCTAAGTCTGGATGATTCATAGTGGTATTACCTGTTTGGAAACCATACTTTTTCCCTTGAGGGTCTCTAAGTAGTAAAGAAACTGAATAAACACCCGCTTCATATCCGGGAAAATCAGATAAATCTCTAGCGTTAAAATTAATATCTACTCTGGTTTCACCGTTTGGAGCTTGAGGATTGGTAGGTTCTGCAACAACAGTTATATTGTTTAAATCTATCTCTGGCTTTACAATATCTGGATATTTTGTCTCGACATAAACAGAGTCTTTAACAGCACCAAAATTATTAAAATTATTAATCCAACCATTGTTATCTGGATTATTAGAAAATTGAACCCAACTATTATTACCTGCTGGGTCTGCAGTTATAAGTGCCGTTGTTGCATAATATCCTGAAGGGTAATATTCTGGGATATACATATAACCCACATTCACTTTAATAGTGTCTTGAGGGTTAATAGTTTGAGAATTAACTTCCTTGTAATAAGTTTCTGCTTGGTCTGGGTTTGGGAAATCTATCCTTGAATAATCTCCATTATACTTAAGTGGAGTGTTTATTTCCTCCCATTTTGATACAATTTTTATAGCTTGCCCTGGCTCTCCATTCGGATCTATCTCTCCATTCGCATTAAAAGTACTATCTATAACTGATAGATTGTAGTCCAAAAATTTAGGAGGAATAAGATCTTCTAATGGGCTTGAGATAAATAGTTTTGCTCCTACTGTAGAAGTGTTTTCGTATCTGGCATTTCGAACTTGATCATAAATTTTTGCAGAACTCAGGTTCCAATAACCATTTTTTGCATATTTACTCAACGTAGCTGAACCAACAAGTACAGAGTCTAGATACCCATTTTTTGGTGTTAATCGTATATCAAATATAGTTCCTATAGAAGAAGAAAATCTTGTATACACCTCTGTAGCACCATCTATTGCAGGATTTTCTGAAGCTAAACGAACTTCCATAGTTATTGTTTTATCTTCTTCTGGTGCTCCTTCTACTTTTAAATCTAGCTCTACAATTTTACCCGGAAAAGTATAGTCAGGGTATAAATTATACACTGTAAAGGTTAAGTCTTCTCTTATGATAGATACATAACGTGTACCATGCATAATACGGTCTCTTATAAACTCATACTTTTTTTGAGATACATTTATTAAACGATCTGGATTGGTTAAATAAATAGCAATCGACTCTGCCATATCCTCATTCGGATTTTTTAAGTGCGCATAGGCTGATACAAATTCTGTAGTGTTATAAGTAGACCAACCACTAGCAGAAGTTGGATCTTCAAACCAACCACCAAGCTCAGTCCAATCTTTTTTAGTGGTATCATCAAAAGTATATTCCCATAAAAAATGTGCTTTTTCATGTAAAATTAAACGTCTTACATCACTTAAATTACTCCCAATAAAAGCTTTAGACATAAATTCTATAGTTTTTAAACCCGTCCAAGCTATTGCGGCTGCTTGCTTGTATGCAGGATCTGGATGATCTTGTCCGTCTATTCTACGAACTATATATTTTAATCCTTCTTGTTTATGAAAACCTTCGGGTAATTCTTCGAACATACTTAATATTTCTAATTTTTCTGTTTTATAAAAATCTTGAAAATTAGAATTATCATCTCCCATATAAGTGCCATTATCTTCTTTAAAAACTTGAGCAAATTGACTAGGTTTTACAAATTGTATTCCAAAACTTTCTTCTGCTAACCAATTTAAAACCTCCTCTTTGTTCCCAAAATCTGTAATAAAATTAACAACTGTGTGGTATAATCTTTTTGAATAAAATTTACCACGTATACCATCTAATTTTACAATTTGAGGATTTGCATAAGTAAAAGCACTTTGGCTTACAGTAGCATAAGGAACTTCTCCATCATTATTTATAGTAATATCATCAGGAAGTTCGTTATCAGTTAACATAAATACACCTCTAACGTTTTCTCCAGAACTAAAATCTATAGTACTTCCTTCTCCAAACGGATTATAAGGTAAATTTGAAAACATTTTGTACAAGCGATAACTGTCTTCTTTACTCCAAGGTTTAATAGAGTCTGACAATACTACTCCGTATGCTGTTCTTAACTTTATAGAGGAAAAATCTGAAGGTACACTTACTGTATCGTTAAGAACTACAATTTCACTTGGTTCTGCAACGTAAGATTGTGTGGAATGCCCTGCTGCTGAACCATCATCTACCCAGTTATAAGTAAAATCTCCTTCTGTAGCTTCAGTTA encodes:
- a CDS encoding T9SS type A sorting domain-containing protein, which codes for MLKNNLCISLLFFSFLVNAQFTVRVDGIKENDSITVIVQKGAEQLIKKYAKYNDGNTASVDFTLDSGEWAVKLDATGYTYPSQKVVKIPTVSSVLFTLTEATEGDFTYNWVDDGSAAGHSTQSYVAEPSEIVVLNDTVSVPSDFSSIKLRTAYGVVLSDSIKPWSKEDSYRLYKMFSNLPYNPFGEGSTIDFSSGENVRGVFMLTDNELPDDITINNDGEVPYATVSQSAFTYANPQIVKLDGIRGKFYSKRLYHTVVNFITDFGNKEEVLNWLAEESFGIQFVKPSQFAQVFKEDNGTYMGDDNSNFQDFYKTEKLEILSMFEELPEGFHKQEGLKYIVRRIDGQDHPDPAYKQAAAIAWTGLKTIEFMSKAFIGSNLSDVRRLILHEKAHFLWEYTFDDTTKKDWTELGGWFEDPTSASGWSTYNTTEFVSAYAHLKNPNEDMAESIAIYLTNPDRLINVSQKKYEFIRDRIMHGTRYVSIIREDLTFTVYNLYPDYTFPGKIVELDLKVEGAPEEDKTITMEVRLASENPAIDGATEVYTRFSSSIGTIFDIRLTPKNGYLDSVLVGSATLSKYAKNGYWNLSSAKIYDQVRNARYENTSTVGAKLFISSPLEDLIPPKFLDYNLSVIDSTFNANGEIDPNGEPGQAIKIVSKWEEINTPLKYNGDYSRIDFPNPDQAETYYKEVNSQTINPQDTIKVNVGYMYIPEYYPSGYYATTALITADPAGNNSWVQFSNNPDNNGWINNFNNFGAVKDSVYVETKYPDIVKPEIDLNNITVVAEPTNPQAPNGETRVDINFNARDLSDFPGYEAGVYSVSLLLRDPQGKKYGFQTGNTTMNHPDLDLADTEPVLDNKWRNYRFDLVLPQGSAPGVWGISDIVILDKVGNTRSYNFEEYVRFDIIESDIQLEEALEIEITDKVINAGNVNAIKAKMSCKPCTGLNYVATIYSRFGGGAVVRSEGTLSADEQIIENLNTTGILDGEVNLTVQLTDSEDKLIATKTTAYTKDVVYPSAYYTRTNLQNDGTSSLDEFTVDVVIETQDVGGSYNLNINLDGVSSKTSNITTLSFTGNLNAEETRLTDLDISSLSNGVYKFNLSITDPNGNKGAPETLYYLIENENITLLGTTNTLSSTDNTLPNLTMYPNPVEHFYYINFNEELLLEVFDMYGKMIMKKKIDIGTNKINTTTLSAGHYFFKVTTKDKHLVKRIIKK